One genomic window of Nicotiana sylvestris chromosome 10, ASM39365v2, whole genome shotgun sequence includes the following:
- the LOC104230277 gene encoding low affinity sulfate transporter 3-like, translating to MCSLPNESFSIELQQLDADDVSGRNQRTQWLLNSPAPPSFCNELINSVTETVLPQKKNNFSSNSKQYGGGAVLSFLQGLFPILGWGRNYKANMFKHDLLAGLTLASLCIPQSIGYANLANLAPQYGLYTSVVPPLIYAVMGSSRELAIGPVAVVSLLLSAMITEIVDPAVDPIAYTSLVFTVTFFAGTFQAAFGLLRLGFLVDFLSHAAIVGFMGGAAIVIGLQQLKGLIGINHFTTKTDVVSVLKAVFTSFHNETLSPLNFVLGCSFLIFILATRFIGKRNKKLFWLPAIAPLLSVILSTLMVYLTKADRHGVKIVKHFKGGLNPSSVHQLQFNGAHLGEVAKIGLICALVALTEAIAVGRSFASMKGYHLDGNKEMVAMGFMNIVGSLSSCYTATGSFSRTAVNFSAGCETVVSNIVMAITVFISLELLTKLLYYTPLAILASVILSALPGLIDINEAYHIWKVDKMDFLVCIGAFFGVLFVSVEIGLLVAVSISFARIILDTIRASTEVQGRLPGTTDTFCDITQYPGATTTSGILIIRINSGSLCFANATSIRERMLKLVTEANDSEENTKDNVHFLVLDVSNVMNLDTSGIAVLEELHRELVSRTIQLAIGNPRLRVINKMKTAKCFEKLGKGWIFLTIGDAIDACLSLKIADPSSINC from the exons atgtgttCATTGCCCAATGAGAGCTTCAGCATTGAGCTGCAGCAGCTTGATGCTGATGATGTTAGTGGAAGAAATCAGAGAACTCAGTGGCTGCTGAATTCTCCAGCCCCGCCAAGTTTTTGCAATGAACTCATCAACTCAGTTACTGAAACTGTTTTGCCACAAAAAAAGAACAATTTTTCTTCAAACTCAAAGCAATATGGAGGTGGAGCTGTCCTTTCATTCTTGCAAGGCTTGTTTCCAATCCTTGGTTGGGGAAGGAATTATAAAGCTAATATGTTCAAGCATGACTTATTGGCTGGCTTAACTCTTGCCAGTCTCTGTATTCCTCAG AGTATAGGATATGCTAATCTTGCAAACCTTGCTCCTCAATATGGCTTAT ACACTAGTGTTGTTCCACCATTGATATATGCTGTTATGGGGAGTTCGCGAGAGCTTGCTATTGGTCCTGTTGCTGTTGTATCCCTACTGCTTTCTGCAATGATAACCGAAATTGTAGATCCTGCAGTTGATCCTATTGCTTATACAAGCCTTGTTTTTACTGTCACTTTCTTTGCTGGTACATTCCAAGCTGCATTTGGCCTATTAAG ATTGGGTTTTCTTGTGGATTTTCTTTCACATGCTGCAATTGTGGGATTTATGGGAGGTGCAGCTATTGTAATTGGTCTTCAACAATTAAAGGGTCTCATAGGAATTAATCATTTTACTACAAAAACTGATGTGGTGTCTGTACTTAAAGCTGTTTTCACATCATTTCATAACGAGACA TTGTCTCCTCTTAATTTTGTTCTTGGCTGTTCATTCCTCATCTTCATTCTAGCAACCAGATTTATT GGAAAAAGGAATAAGAAACTATTCTGGCTACCGGCTATTGCTCCTTTGTTATCAGTGATATTATCCACCTTAATGGTTTATTTAACGAAGGCCGATCGACATGGAGTCAAAATTGTTAAACACTTTAAAGGGGGTTTGAATCCAAGTTCAGTTCATCAATTACAGTTCAATGGTGCACACCTTGGAGAAGTGGCGAAAATTGGACTAATATGCGCTCTCGTGGCGCTAACT GAAGCCATTGCTGTCGGCCGATCTTTCGCTTCAATGAAAGGCTATCATCTTGATGGGAACAAAGAAATGGTAGCCATGGGTTTCATGAACATTGTGGGGTCATTATCTTCTTGCTATACAGCAACTG GTTCATTTTCAAGGACAGCTGTGAATTTCAGTGCAGGATGTGAAACTGTGGTTTCAAACATAGTTATGGCTATCACAGTTTTCATATCCCTGGAATTGCTAACCAAACTTTTATACTACACTCCACTAGCTATCCTTGCATCGGTTATCTTATCGGCGCTTCCTGGATTGATCGACATAAATGAAGCTTATCATATCTGGAAAGTGGACAAGATGGACTTCCTTGTTTGCATTGGTGCCTTCTTTGGAGTCCTCTTTGTATCTGTGGAAATAGGTCTTCTAGTCGCG GTTAGCATCTCATTTGCTAGAATAATACTCGATACCATTCGAGCAAGTACAGAAGTACAAGGAAGACTTCCTGGGACGACAGACACCTTCTGCGATATTACTCAATATCCAGGAGCTACTACAACTTCAGGCATCTTGATCATCCGAATCAACTCTGGTTCACTTTGTTTTGCAAATGCTACTTCCATAAGAGAAAG GATGCTGAAATTGGTGACAGAAGCAAATGATAGTGAGGAAAACACTAAGGATAATGTTCATTTTTTAGTTCTAGATGTGTCCA ATGTAATGAATTTGGATACATCAGGAATAGCGGTGTTAGAAGAGCTGCACAGAGAACTGGTTTCACGAACCATACAA TTAGCAATAGGTAACCCAAGGTTAAGAGTCATTAACAAAATGAAGACAGCAAAATGTTTCGAGAAACTAGGAAAAGGATGGATTTTCCTTACTATTGGAGATGCTATAGATGCCTGCTTGAGTCTCAAAATAGCTGATCCTAGCTCTATCAATTGTTGA
- the LOC138879322 gene encoding uncharacterized protein: protein MGIGGNTSLRVGGKQNTTDFNKLKSELLRYEAMLRKTMDGEKSLRLLYDEREDELAHLRYEASRSMNYESYLEEQLQKKTEDLECLWVEVGQAKRECNELEAQMDAHIAAEKNALAKTSKIANLESDLLKLKAEVVNAKAKAEEIRAKSEKIVVVYLKGPVDARVKLSDDFDRESKSNEYARCKSWRETLEDIYARDFDLSEEIAQSRADEYDAKFLLSNAEDNEEKADGPQSPRGT from the exons ATGGGCATAGGTGGCAATACTTCTCTAAGGGTAGGTGGGAAGCAAAACACCACG GATTTTAACAAGCTCAAGTCTGAGCTGCTTCGCTATGAGGCCATGCTGCGAAAAACtatggatggggagaaatccctcaggcttctttacGATGAAAGGGAAGACGAGTTGGCACACTTGCGGTATGAGGCGAGTCGAAGTATGAACTACGAAAGCTACCTCGAGGAGCAG ttgcagaaaaagacggaggaccTGGAATGCCTTTGGGTTGAAGTTGGTCAAGCCAAGCGTGAGTGCAATGAGCTAGAGGCTCAGATGGATGCCCATATTGCGGCCGAGAAGAATGCTTTGGCTAAG ACAAGCAAGATTGCAAATCTCGAGTCTGATCTTTTGAAGCTAAAGGCCGAGGTCGTGAACGCCAAAGCTAAGGCTGAAGAGATTCGGGCTAAGTCTGAAAAGATAGTGGTTGTCTACTTAAAAGGCCCTGTTGATGCTCGAGTTAAATTGAGCGATGATTTCGATCGGGAGAGCAAAAGCAATGAGTATGCCCGATGTAAATCTTGGAGGGAAACCCTTGAAGATATTTATGCTAGGGACTTTGATCTCTCGGAGGAGATAGCGCAGTCTAGGGCGGATGAATACGACGCCAAGTTCCTTTTGTCTAATGCCGAGGATAATGAGGAAAAGGCCGATGGGCCACAGTCCCCGAGGGGGACGTAG